CCAAAGAAGAAACCCAGCTATTTTTAGTTTTGCTCCAACACCTTTTCTAAATCAGTAAACTTCATAATTTAGCTCCAACACTTCCAACAAGAACATTTGTGGCAACTAACTTTCAAGTCTCATGATCATAAATTTCATAAGATAAAATGTTCTGAACTGACACATGACTATGAAATGCTATTTAACCTTTTCAGAATTACAAGAAGAAAGAAACGTGCTTGCTTGTGCACATAAAATCCAGAGGTGTTAAGATTTCAAATAAAGGAGTTTAGACGAAAAGCCACATGGGAAACAGATTTCTATGTGGCATGCGGTTAATGTTactccaaaacaaacaaaaaaatctatGTGGCATGTGGTTAATGttactccaaaaaaaaaaaaaaaaaggagaaaaaggtaagaaaaaatcacaaataaattttattagaacCTGATCTGTGAAGTTATCAACATTTGACATACCTCAAGTCCCAGTCTCGGGTCACATCCCAGTAGAACGAATATAAGGAGTTCAAAAAACTAGAGAGAAGCCAGAGAGGCCGATAAAAATTTGTCCACCTATCAGGGAAGACATGATATTTAAGGGCTGAAAGAAAAATCACCGGTACAGCCGTCGAATATTTTAAAGCTGAAACCATGAGCAAATAAAGTCACCATAAATTTGAATCAATCAAATCATAtgaaacatataaatataacaGATAAAGTTAACACATTTAGATACAATAGTtagaaaaataacttataaacaaacctaaaaatattaaagaactCGAAATTCATATATGCTAGAGGAAAGGCAGAGCCCAGAAGTTGAAACCAAATGAGCCTGTATAATGGAAAACAGCAAATATGCTGTCTCCAAAGACATCTAATGATAGAAAACTTTTGGGTAAGATACCATATATGTGAAATAACCATGAGATCTTACCATTCAGAACAGTTGTTTTCTCCCCAGTATCTTTGTATTGTCGAAGACATTGAAAGAAACGAAAAAGGTAAGGCAAAACCAGAACTATAGGTATTGCAATGGAGTGACTGCCACAAACAGAATCGGCTTCAAACCAGGCAATAGTGGCAACCTGCTTGAGTTAAAATATATCCCTTAATAAGATAGAAGTAAAGCATCAAATTTATATTAAACCACTTCTAATGCGTAAATAAGTGCAGGATCAAATAAAacctactaaaaaataataggaaaatCAACAGGCTCCATTAGAAATTTTAGTAGTAAAAAAAGGTTCAAAATCAACAGTCTTCTCCCTTGCTTTCAGATATCAGCCACCTCATTATCAATTTTCATACAAACGTACCCTCAGCACTAATGTGATTTTCTCAAGGGTAATTAATTGTATTCCAAATTTATCAGAATGCATCATTTAACTCAAcgtaaatttcaagaaaaaatgagaataaaaactCAAGTAGGTTCCACCAAGCTAGACAACAGATTATAATTAGATATGGAAAATTTGAATCATGGTTAAACCAACAATAAGTTCTGTACATGAGAGAAAATAACAAGGaacaataatatataatgagcaAATCTAACgtgtaatattaaaattggcaAAACCAAAGACAGGAAAGAAAAACTTCAATCAGAACCAAAAACATAAGATGGCAACCCTATGGAAAAAAAACTGGGGCCGAGCAGATGTATTCTGATAATATGCACAAAACCAAGGTAAAAAACAGAATACGGACCTGTCGATGGACCATTCTACACACTGAACGCTCCAAATCTGAAAAAACCTGCAGAATGTCACAATTATAAGCATCAAAAAGGTATTGTGATATGTAGGCATTTGAATATAGACATGCAAACTATTTCCTGATTCTACACCCCAAAGAAAAGGTTAAGTAATGTTGGAAACTACACTACAATTTGACCATGTGGTCCATGTCTCACTTTGTTGCCGTGGCAGGGTCTAGTCCTTAGATCAATCCTtgttaaaaaacaaatacaaatccAAGGGTTATTACATGCTGTCACGTTAATGaagtgagaaaatggtggaataGTGGAGTAGTTTCTAGCCTTTTCCAAAGACTAGATGTGAGTAGACTGTGACTGTATATTACGCTTATACTATACTATTTTCCAGCAAAAGAAAAGGTTCAATAGGAGAAACATATGAATTTTGTCTATACATAGGTGTGCATGTGTATCTTATTACATATATAAGAAGCAATCATATAATCATGCTTGATGCAATAATTATGCTATCGAAACAATGTTGGTGAAAGCATTAGGCATACTTAAGCGCAAATGCTATCTAGAGCCTGGGCACTAGGAGTGTAAATGAGCCAAGTTCATGCGAAAAGTAGGTGGTTAAGCCTtgtatgtttaatttttattagaacGCAAATTGAGCTCAAGCTTATCATGGAGTTGCATTTTATGTTCACGAGGTGCTCATTTAATATTCAAGCAAGTTCGAGTTTGTTCAAGAACTGCTTCATTTGGACAAAACAGATTATTTAAAGTGtattttataactttatctACAAATTTTGATAAACTTGACTTTTTACTAAtatctttataaatttatatatatatatatacatcagtGATTATATAAGACGTTCAGTATTAGGTACATGATTCCCTCTTATACATCACATACATGTGGCGCCATGGTACGTAAACGGTCTTCAATATCAACTAATACTTAAGAATAtcttttacatcattttctatgccttgaattgatattttatatttttttcaaaaaatttacaaaaaaataaaaatgcatgattTTATGTGCTTTAACCTAACATAAAAGGGGCCAAAATATGCATCTTGGCGCTTTGCACTTTGTGCTTTACGCTTAAGTGCATTTTTACCAACactatcaaaatattaaaatgggAATTGAAGTGGAGAACAATTgagttcaaaatgattgcaTACCTTTGCCATGGAGGTCAAGATATCAGCCAAGAAAAAATCAGAAAATGATATTGCCTGTATTCACCAAACAAACTGGAAATATTTAACACCGCATATGAAAGCCTGAACCAGCAACACAGGGTTATACCACCAAAATAGAGCAGAATATATACTCCCCTCCTAGGAAAAATGAACAAGGTATAATGGCACAATCACtatgccttttctttttctttatcccTCCTCTATAGAGAGAAGGGAGGATATGTGGTGGATATCTCAAGCTTGGTGATACCATGGTGCTGTATACAACTGCTGTAGGTTGTGGGTCAGTATGATTCCTAAGGCTATTAAGCCCCCAATGATAACTGATACATATTTGTGGCATCTAACATGACCACACAAACCCAAGGTTTCAGGATCAAGTCCAGCCAAGCATTTTCATTTTGCTTGATTAGCAATTATGCTGTTTAGTGAATTTTCTAGTGTTGAGGTTTTTACAAAATATCATGCATTGGCAAATGTTGGTGACCTCCTTATTTGACCAATTGAAGAATTAAGACAAGCAAATGCATACTTTATTCGTGGGAATCTAATCTAATGTACATATGTATTTCTAATTATCCAAAAATACATATGTTTCCTAAATCACTAACCTTCTTGACAAGATACAGCAAGTGAAAAAGTCACAACTTTTGACATCCTAGAAAATAGGTGAGTAGCAACATAATTTTCGTACTTATCGGCCTATGTCAACAACAAGTTAAAAAAACCATGGTTCCtggaaagaagataaaaataaaaaataacaaaaataacaaaaacacaCTTGCCTGTAGTGGAAGAACTATTCGCCAAAGAGTCCTTAACAAGTAAAAGCGGGATGacaaatagaaaatatcaaATGGGAATATCAAAATCATTGCGATGGCACAATATAAGAGCACCTGCAGAGTCCCATTAAAAGTTAATTCAGTTTTAATATCCTAATAAGAGTAACTCATCAAAAAAACTTACTAATAAGTGTATAACAAACAAATCAATTACAAGTCAATGGATAACTGATGATAAGCAAAACAGCATGATCAACTTACAATGAGATTAAAGTAGACCTTGATACACACAATACATGAACATTAAACTGAATTACACAGaggggaaagaaaaaatatgttCAATGAATATATCATTTATGTGTGGTAGGTCGAGTCATCTGACAAAGTAAGCATTGTTTTCTGTTGTAGATGAACTCATGTTCCAGAGTGCAGTCAATTCCCatgtagatatttttaaaatgtatacAATTACTCCATTTGAACTGAATAAAAAACCCTAGGAAAAATGTAtccaagaaaataatatactcACTCCATCCACCTTAATGCACTCATAGTTGAACAAAGAATTGAATCATGTATAAACTACTATAAAAAATACTATGCAACTATCTAAGGAAAGCACTAGCCACATCTTTGACATAATCCCAAAAAGATTGGTCAATTAGAAGCTTCTCTAGAATCACTTATAAAGCTCAGTTTCACCAATAAGTAGCCAATGTGAAACTTAGCACCCATGACTACCTTTATAACCTATCCAGTTTATGTGTATTATTCACATTCCTAATGTGGGACTGAGGTCTTACAAGCTCCCACTCTTAAACTCCCGATGTCCTTGCCAGGGCTTTGTCATGTAGCACTCCAGCTTTACATGATTGGCCTAACTAGGTGACTTTGATACCATATATAACAATCCAGGTAAAGCACTAGCCACATCTGCACTATAGCCTGAAAAATACTAGTCAATTTGAAGCTTCCCCAAAATCATCTATAGCCCAATTTCACCTGAGAAGAAGACATTGTGCGACTTAGCACCCATGACTACCTATATAACCTACCCACTCCATGAGTTATTTATATTCCTAATGTTGGACTGGAGTGTTATATACTAACTACAAACTTTGGCAACTAAGGGAATTATTATAAAGATTACAATGATCCAAGTTTTCGACTATATCAGAAACCCAAGAATCTAGCTACCGAATGTCACATATGTTAATGGGTGAAGTTTTTGACACATTGCAAACAGTTTATAagttataaacaaaatatttcagcTAGCTTTTCccgttgaaaaataaatgacttgAATCAATAACTAAATGAATGATTGTttcaaaaaaatggaaagaaatggagaagagtaactcaataaaaaaatgcataagaGAGGATGCATCTATTACACTGGTTGTGAAGCAGCCAACGATACTTCTCCATGTGAATAAAGATAAAGATAAGCTGTCATGCTACTTGGAACGACAATAGTCATCCATTTGGCACACTGCACATATCAAAATGGATGGTCAAACTTAGTCTAAAGACATATACACCAAAGTATATATACAATGTaacaagggttttttttttttaaaaccaccAATAAATACGGTATGGGGGGAACAAGCAGCAAGCTCTTCGCCAACCAAACAAGACATTTTGGCCAAAGTGACGCATATTACTACAAGTCAAACCAATCTCCAAATTTCACTGATGATGAAATGTCAAAACAGAACACAGTCGATGCTACAACTTAAttttgcccccccccccccccccccaaaaaaaaaaaatgtagcattgcatcaataaaaaaaaaaggccaacaGTCAACATATCTTAGTACCTTCCAAATTTCCCTGTGACTTAGATGATTTTGATCAAGGTCAAAAATTTTTGCATAATTGACATTGGATTGGgaaaaaaaccataaatttaTTCCCCAAAGCCAAACAGTCATAGTCTgcaatacaaaaatgagaaaaaaatttgttacttcaaggataaaaagttaaataatattttttttggtaaataaaaaaagttaaataatattaagaagATATTCTATTTTCAATAAGAAAACTAGAACTAACCACAAGAAGAAGAGGATTATAATACAAAAATGCCTCGTATAGAAATAAATCACGTAAGTCCACACTCATTCTCATAACAGAATCCCATCCAATCTGCAAGATTCACATATACCAAATAAGAAATCAAATCCAAGAGATTGCCAATACTACTCTATTCGTAATAAAACTACAGAGTGTAACTAACCTTGCAACAAATGAAACCCCAGACAAAGAATAATAGTACCTGGACATGGTCAAAATTAGGATCTTAGAAACAAATAGGAAAAGATCTTGGGGAAAAAAGAGCATAACAAAGCACGTGTTTGGCTGGACATGAAAGTGGAACTTCTCAGAAGGAACCAGGATGTGTATAAAATTTTCTCAAAGCAAAAGAAACTTGATATTAAGAATTAGAAAAAGTCAATCCTTTTTACACTGAATGATTTCCTGCTATCAAACAACTAAAATCAAAGTCCTGCTGAAAAATAATTACGATATACTAAAGACATTTGGTATATCACTAGTAAACCTTGAATCTCCATAATAAAATAGGCGATGGCATGATTGCAGTGGTGCTCACTGGAGTAGTCACACCCTTCAAATCATTTGCCTCTATTGGACTCAAGAAACCTTCCTCAGCACCATTTTCCAGCTCACCTGTATGCAAAAGGCATTCAAAAGTGCTGGAGATAATGAAAAGCAACCCTCaaggaaa
This is a stretch of genomic DNA from Carya illinoinensis cultivar Pawnee chromosome 3, C.illinoinensisPawnee_v1, whole genome shotgun sequence. It encodes these proteins:
- the LOC122303840 gene encoding SPX and EXS domain-containing protein 1-like isoform X1 is translated as MLGGLLTAPSNSPHLRKSGSKQVFSEFGELENGAEEGFLSPIEANDLKGVTTPVSTTAIMPSPILLWRFKVLLFFVWGFICCKIGWDSVMRMSVDLRDLFLYEAFLYYNPLLLVTMTVWLWGINLWFFSQSNVNYAKIFDLDQNHLSHREIWKCAKWMTIVVPSSMTAYLYLYSHGEVSLAASQPVLLYCAIAMILIFPFDIFYLSSRFYLLRTLWRIVLPLQAISFSDFFLADILTSMAKVFSDLERSVCRMVHRQVATIAWFEADSVCGSHSIAIPIVLVLPYLFRFFQCLRQYKDTGEKTTVLNALKYSTAVPVIFLSALKYHVFPDRWTNFYRPLWLLSSFLNSLYSFYWDVTRDWDLSGFTRIFKFSKPHLFSHMLYGRKWVYFWVIGSNLVLRCTWTYKLSAHLRHNYLTVFAIAALEIFRRFQWIFFRVENEWNKMNSKSNIQFSMNDIPNEEEKKLLASSEHNV
- the LOC122303840 gene encoding SPX and EXS domain-containing protein 1-like isoform X2 — encoded protein: MPSPILLWRFKVLLFFVWGFICCKIGWDSVMRMSVDLRDLFLYEAFLYYNPLLLVTMTVWLWGINLWFFSQSNVNYAKIFDLDQNHLSHREIWKCAKWMTIVVPSSMTAYLYLYSHGEVSLAASQPVLLYCAIAMILIFPFDIFYLSSRFYLLRTLWRIVLPLQAISFSDFFLADILTSMAKVFSDLERSVCRMVHRQVATIAWFEADSVCGSHSIAIPIVLVLPYLFRFFQCLRQYKDTGEKTTVLNALKYSTAVPVIFLSALKYHVFPDRWTNFYRPLWLLSSFLNSLYSFYWDVTRDWDLSGFTRIFKFSKPHLFSHMLYGRKWVYFWVIGSNLVLRCTWTYKLSAHLRHNYLTVFAIAALEIFRRFQWIFFRVENEWNKMNSKSNIQFSMNDIPNEEEKKLLASSEHNV